From a single Mesorhizobium shangrilense genomic region:
- the lpxC gene encoding UDP-3-O-acyl-N-acetylglucosamine deacetylase, with the protein MGIVLHDYQTTLKSRATLTGTGVHSGNPVTVHFLPADADTGVIFHLSNGNGQGREFRALVSEVGATDLCTMLGDPLGEHIATVEHLMATLFGLGIDNVVIEIDGHEVPILDGSSIMFVDAIDQAGIDTLPVKRRYIRVLKPVRIENGASWAEFRPYGGTRFEVEIDFESPAIGRQLFASDINADIFRRDIARARTFGFMKDVERLWAAGYALGSSLENSLVIGDDNRVINMGGLRYPNEFARHKTLDAMGDLALAGARFIGCFRSYRGGHRLNAAALRRLLSDRSAFEIVETTRNERGRTAEMSAVNTPVYAPWMI; encoded by the coding sequence ATGGGGATTGTCTTGCACGACTATCAGACGACACTAAAATCGCGTGCGACGCTGACTGGCACCGGCGTTCACAGCGGGAACCCGGTCACCGTGCATTTTCTGCCGGCCGATGCCGACACCGGCGTCATCTTCCACCTCTCGAACGGAAACGGGCAGGGGCGCGAGTTCCGCGCGCTTGTCTCCGAGGTTGGCGCAACCGATCTCTGCACCATGCTTGGCGATCCCTTGGGCGAGCATATCGCCACGGTCGAGCATCTGATGGCCACGCTTTTCGGCCTCGGCATCGACAATGTCGTCATCGAGATCGACGGCCACGAGGTTCCGATCCTGGATGGCAGTTCCATCATGTTCGTGGACGCGATCGACCAGGCGGGCATCGACACGCTGCCGGTCAAGCGCCGCTACATTCGCGTCCTCAAGCCGGTTCGAATCGAGAACGGCGCTTCGTGGGCGGAGTTCAGGCCCTATGGCGGCACGCGCTTCGAGGTCGAGATCGACTTTGAAAGCCCGGCGATCGGCCGTCAGCTGTTTGCCTCCGACATCAATGCCGACATTTTTCGCCGCGACATCGCGCGCGCCCGCACCTTTGGTTTCATGAAGGATGTGGAGCGGCTGTGGGCCGCCGGTTACGCGCTCGGCTCCTCGCTCGAGAACTCGCTGGTGATCGGTGACGACAACCGCGTGATCAACATGGGCGGCCTGCGCTATCCCAACGAGTTCGCGCGCCACAAGACCTTGGACGCCATGGGCGACCTGGCGCTGGCGGGCGCCCGGTTCATCGGCTGCTTCCGCTCCTACCGTGGTGGCCACAGGCTGAACGCGGCGGCGTTGCGCCGGCTTTTGTCGGATCGTTCGGCTTTCGAGATCGTCGAGACGACCCGCAATGAGCGCGGCCGCACGGCCGAGATGAGCGCCGTCAACACGCCTGTCTACGCGCCCTGGATGATCTGA
- a CDS encoding outer membrane protein assembly factor BamD: protein MFFKRIGQSKAPQQAVFLALSVVVPSLLLSACMSDKKKDLDLSTYVDQTEPGDVLYNQGLANLNAGRLQEASRKFDAVDRQHPYSEWARKSMVMGAFADYRQGKYDDAIGAAKRYLTLYPSTDDAAYAQYIIGLSYYRQIKDVTQDQKEARQTMQTMQDLVTRWPNSEYVDDAKEKIRFANDQLAGKEMQIGRYYLERREYIAAVKRFRNVVENYSNTRHVEEALARLTESYYAMGLTSEAQTAAAVLGTNYPDSQWYKDSYKLLQSNGLEPRENAGSWISKAGKLITGA, encoded by the coding sequence ATGTTCTTCAAGCGAATTGGTCAATCGAAAGCGCCGCAACAGGCCGTTTTCCTGGCGCTCTCGGTGGTTGTTCCATCGCTTCTGCTGTCAGCCTGCATGTCGGATAAGAAGAAGGACCTCGATCTCTCGACCTATGTCGACCAGACCGAACCAGGCGACGTTCTCTACAATCAGGGCCTTGCCAATCTGAATGCGGGGCGCCTGCAGGAGGCGAGCCGCAAGTTCGACGCTGTCGACCGCCAGCACCCCTATTCGGAATGGGCCCGCAAATCGATGGTGATGGGTGCCTTCGCCGACTATCGCCAGGGCAAGTATGATGACGCGATCGGCGCGGCCAAGCGTTACCTCACACTCTATCCGTCGACCGATGACGCCGCCTATGCCCAGTACATCATCGGCTTGAGCTACTACCGGCAGATCAAGGACGTGACGCAGGACCAGAAGGAAGCGCGCCAGACCATGCAGACGATGCAGGACCTGGTGACCCGCTGGCCGAATTCCGAATATGTCGACGATGCCAAGGAAAAGATCCGCTTCGCCAACGACCAGCTCGCCGGCAAGGAAATGCAGATCGGCCGCTACTATCTCGAGCGCCGCGAATACATCGCCGCCGTCAAACGGTTCCGCAATGTGGTAGAGAACTATTCCAACACCCGCCATGTCGAGGAGGCGCTCGCGCGCCTGACCGAAAGCTACTACGCGATGGGGCTGACCTCGGAAGCGCAGACCGCCGCGGCGGTGCTCGGCACCAACTATCCTGACAGCCAGTGGTACAAGGATTCCTACAAGCTCCTGCAGAGCAACGGGCTTGAGCCGCGCGAGAATGCCGGGTCGTGGATATCCAAGGCCGGCAAGCTGATCACCGGGGCCTGA
- the recN gene encoding DNA repair protein RecN: protein MLSRLSIRDIVLIEKLDIDFQPGLSVLTGETGAGKSILLDALSLALGSRGDASLVRHGAAQGQVIAVFDVPRNHPARTLLADNAIDDDGDIILRRVQTADGRTRVFVNDQPSSVTLMRDVGRALVEIHGQHDERALVDPGAHREVLDAFGGHLGTVRATGEAWRHWRACEQEFSRHRAKVEAAAREADYLRAAVAELTKLDPQPGEETQLAEVRTSMMRAEKIASEIHDAQDVLSGPSSPLPQLASLLRRLQRKVAEAPGLLDDVVKSLDEAMLSLDAAQSGVEAALRATEYDPQRLEKAEERLFSLRAASRKHSVAVDDLAQLRDTMAADLADLDAGEGRLHGLEKQAAAAREAYDISAAQLSSLRHAAAVGLTKAVMAELPALKLERAEFIVEMSSDAESRMEEGIDQIEFWVRTNPGTRPGPMMKVASGGELSRFLLALKVALADRGSAPTLVFDEIDTGVGGAVADAIGQRLARLSKRVQVLSVTHAPQVAARAATHFLISKSGSTDRVATGIAEMDRPARQEEIARMLAGATITDEARAAAERLLRENTAVS from the coding sequence ATGCTTTCCAGACTGTCGATCCGCGATATCGTCCTGATCGAGAAGCTGGATATCGACTTCCAGCCCGGTCTTTCCGTGCTGACCGGCGAAACCGGTGCCGGCAAATCCATCCTGCTCGATGCCTTGTCGCTGGCGCTCGGTTCGCGCGGTGACGCGTCGCTGGTGCGCCACGGTGCCGCGCAAGGGCAGGTCATCGCCGTGTTCGACGTGCCGCGCAACCATCCGGCCCGCACGCTGCTTGCCGACAATGCCATAGACGATGACGGCGACATCATCCTGCGCCGCGTGCAGACGGCGGATGGCCGCACGCGGGTCTTCGTCAACGACCAGCCGTCCAGCGTCACGCTGATGCGCGACGTCGGCCGCGCGCTGGTCGAGATCCACGGCCAGCACGATGAGCGTGCCCTTGTCGATCCCGGCGCGCATCGCGAAGTGCTTGATGCATTCGGCGGCCATCTCGGCACTGTGCGGGCAACCGGCGAGGCGTGGCGGCACTGGCGCGCCTGCGAGCAGGAGTTTTCGCGGCACCGCGCCAAGGTCGAAGCGGCGGCGCGCGAAGCGGACTATCTGCGCGCGGCGGTTGCCGAACTGACCAAGCTCGATCCGCAGCCGGGCGAAGAGACCCAGCTTGCCGAAGTGCGTACATCCATGATGCGGGCGGAAAAGATCGCCTCGGAAATCCATGATGCGCAGGACGTGCTGTCCGGCCCGTCCTCGCCCTTGCCGCAGCTGGCGAGCCTTTTGCGGCGGCTGCAGCGCAAGGTGGCGGAAGCGCCCGGCCTGCTCGACGACGTCGTCAAGTCGCTGGACGAAGCGATGCTGTCGCTGGACGCGGCGCAATCGGGTGTCGAGGCGGCACTTCGCGCCACCGAATATGATCCGCAGCGGCTGGAGAAGGCGGAAGAACGGCTGTTCTCGCTGCGCGCCGCCTCGCGCAAGCACAGCGTCGCCGTCGATGACCTGGCACAGCTGCGCGACACGATGGCCGCCGACCTTGCCGATCTCGATGCCGGCGAGGGGCGCCTGCACGGGCTGGAAAAGCAGGCCGCCGCCGCGCGCGAGGCCTATGACATTTCCGCCGCGCAGCTTTCGTCGCTGCGCCATGCGGCAGCCGTCGGGCTGACCAAGGCCGTGATGGCCGAACTGCCGGCGCTGAAGCTCGAACGGGCCGAATTCATCGTCGAGATGTCGAGTGACGCCGAAAGCCGGATGGAAGAAGGCATCGACCAGATCGAATTCTGGGTGCGCACCAACCCCGGCACGCGGCCCGGCCCGATGATGAAGGTAGCGTCGGGCGGCGAGCTTTCGCGCTTCCTTCTGGCGCTGAAGGTGGCGCTGGCCGATCGCGGTTCGGCGCCGACGCTGGTCTTCGACGAGATCGACACCGGCGTGGGCGGCGCGGTGGCGGATGCCATCGGCCAGCGGCTGGCGCGGCTGTCGAAACGCGTGCAGGTGCTGTCGGTCACGCATGCGCCGCAGGTGGCGGCACGCGCGGCGACGCATTTCCTGATCTCCAAATCCGGCAGCACCGACCGTGTCGCCACCGGTATCGCCGAGATGGATCGGCCGGCGCGGCAGGAAGAGATCGCGCGCATGCTCGCCGGGGCCACGATCACCGACGAGGCGCGGGCCGCGGCCGAGAGGCTGCTGCGCGAGAATACGGCTGTTTCATAG
- the ligA gene encoding NAD-dependent DNA ligase LigA, with the protein MSEKPVDALTESEAEAELQRLAEEIAGHDRRYHAEDAPTITDAEYDALRRRNLALEERFPAFVREDSPSRRVGAPPAEGFAKVRHAVPMLSLAKAYTDEDVADFIERGRRFFDRDKDLDIAFTAEPKIDGLSASLRYENGVFVQGATRGDGTVGEDITANLRTIADIPARLKGTGWPEVIEIRGEVYMTYAEFEALKQRSAAAGGQDYVNPRNTAAGSLRQKDASVTASRNLKFFAYAWGYTTEDPAPTQYDSVQKFAEWGFKISPLMVRAKSADELIAHYHRIEEQRSSLGYDIDGVVYKVDQLELQRRWGFVTGEPRWAVAHKFPAEQAMTTVQKIDIQVGRTGTLAPVARLAPVTVGGVVVENVTLHNEDYIKGLDSTGQPIRDGIDVRIGDTVVIQRAGDVIPQIVSVVIDKRPADAVPYEFPHTCPVCGSPATREINEKTGKEDSRRRCTGELICAAQAVERLRHFVSRGALDIEGLGAENIDTFFNAGLIKTAADIFTLRDRRPAVTKALAERREEQARQREAASGKARKNVRSVEDRNYEGLDKLFAAIDSRREPELDRFIFALGIRHIGETTAAVLARTFSTIEELIRVGKETAAAEDPHTVFPSVNGIGDTVIDALRDFFGNERNDDVLDALLLQVRPKPYIVSVSADSEVAGKTVVFTGSLEKMTRSEAKAMAERLGAKVAGSVSAKTDLVVAGPGAGSKLKLASELGIEVIDEDVWLARIGKA; encoded by the coding sequence ATGTCCGAAAAACCAGTCGACGCCCTTACCGAAAGCGAGGCCGAGGCCGAGCTCCAGCGCCTGGCGGAAGAGATCGCGGGTCACGACCGGCGCTACCATGCCGAGGACGCGCCGACGATCACCGACGCGGAATATGACGCGCTTAGGCGTCGCAACCTTGCCCTCGAGGAGCGCTTTCCAGCCTTTGTGCGCGAGGATTCGCCTTCGCGCAGGGTGGGCGCGCCGCCGGCGGAAGGCTTTGCCAAAGTGCGCCACGCGGTGCCGATGCTCAGCCTCGCCAAGGCCTATACGGACGAGGATGTCGCCGACTTCATCGAACGCGGCCGGCGCTTCTTCGACCGCGACAAGGACCTCGACATCGCCTTCACCGCCGAGCCGAAGATCGACGGCCTGTCGGCTTCGCTGCGCTACGAGAACGGCGTGTTCGTGCAGGGCGCAACGCGCGGCGACGGCACTGTGGGGGAGGACATCACCGCCAATCTGAGGACCATCGCCGACATCCCGGCGAGGCTCAAGGGCACGGGCTGGCCGGAGGTCATCGAGATACGCGGCGAGGTCTACATGACCTATGCGGAATTCGAAGCGCTGAAGCAGCGTTCGGCGGCGGCCGGTGGGCAGGACTACGTCAATCCGCGCAACACGGCGGCAGGGTCGCTGCGCCAGAAGGATGCGTCGGTCACCGCCAGCCGCAACCTCAAATTCTTCGCCTATGCCTGGGGCTACACCACGGAAGATCCCGCGCCGACCCAATATGATTCGGTGCAGAAATTCGCTGAGTGGGGGTTCAAGATCAGCCCGTTGATGGTGCGGGCGAAGTCGGCTGACGAACTGATCGCGCATTATCACCGGATCGAGGAGCAGCGCTCTTCGCTGGGCTATGACATAGACGGCGTCGTCTACAAGGTCGACCAGTTGGAACTGCAGCGCAGATGGGGGTTCGTCACCGGCGAACCGCGCTGGGCCGTCGCTCACAAATTCCCGGCCGAACAGGCCATGACCACCGTGCAGAAGATCGACATCCAGGTCGGCCGTACCGGCACGCTGGCGCCGGTGGCGCGGCTGGCACCGGTCACGGTCGGCGGCGTAGTGGTCGAAAATGTCACGCTCCACAATGAGGACTACATCAAGGGCCTGGACAGCACCGGCCAGCCAATCCGCGACGGCATCGACGTGCGCATCGGCGATACTGTGGTGATCCAGCGCGCAGGCGATGTCATTCCGCAGATCGTCAGCGTCGTCATCGACAAGCGTCCCGCCGATGCCGTGCCTTACGAGTTCCCGCACACCTGTCCGGTTTGTGGTTCGCCGGCGACGCGCGAGATCAATGAGAAGACGGGCAAGGAAGATTCCCGCCGGCGCTGCACCGGCGAGCTGATCTGCGCCGCGCAGGCGGTTGAACGATTGCGCCATTTCGTGTCGCGCGGTGCCCTGGATATCGAGGGCCTCGGTGCGGAAAACATCGACACCTTCTTCAATGCCGGACTGATCAAGACGGCCGCCGACATCTTCACGCTCAGGGATCGCCGTCCCGCTGTCACCAAGGCGCTGGCCGAGCGACGCGAGGAGCAGGCGAGGCAGCGTGAGGCCGCATCGGGCAAGGCGCGCAAGAATGTGCGCAGCGTCGAGGACCGCAACTATGAGGGCCTGGACAAGCTGTTCGCGGCCATCGATTCGCGCCGCGAACCCGAACTCGACCGCTTCATCTTCGCGCTGGGCATCCGCCACATCGGCGAAACGACGGCCGCCGTGCTTGCCCGCACGTTCTCAACCATCGAGGAGTTGATCCGCGTCGGCAAGGAGACGGCGGCGGCTGAAGATCCGCACACCGTTTTCCCGTCGGTGAATGGCATCGGCGACACGGTGATCGACGCGCTGCGCGATTTCTTCGGCAATGAACGCAACGACGACGTGCTGGACGCGCTGCTCCTTCAGGTCCGCCCGAAGCCGTATATCGTCAGCGTCTCGGCCGACAGCGAGGTCGCCGGCAAGACGGTCGTGTTCACCGGCTCGCTGGAGAAGATGACGCGCTCCGAAGCCAAGGCGATGGCTGAACGCCTCGGCGCCAAGGTCGCGGGCTCGGTTTCGGCGAAGACCGACCTGGTGGTTGCCGGCCCGGGCGCTGGCTCGAAACTCAAGCTTGCCAGCGAACTCGGCATCGAGGTGATCGACGAGGACGTCTGGTTGGCGCGGATCGGCAAGGCGTGA
- a CDS encoding DUF2461 domain-containing protein, with translation MEAAFKGFGPKALPFLKALDFHQSREWFLENRDLFEQELRDPMGDLVDTLTERFSAAGLGLRGDRKKSLFRINRDVRFAKDKRPYNRHLSAILSPDGSKAVHGVFYVHIGLEGCFAGVAWWQPEPALLLAIRRSIAAQPDRFRTMVAALKKKGLELDTEGCMKRTPRGFEHVEDADLVAAIRNRHFVVRHVIDPVGIHGPELVDELVDFTLRAKPLLDWGRAIEAEHA, from the coding sequence ATGGAGGCCGCATTCAAAGGGTTCGGCCCAAAGGCCCTTCCATTCCTGAAGGCGCTCGATTTCCACCAGAGCCGCGAGTGGTTCCTGGAAAACCGTGACCTGTTCGAACAGGAATTGCGCGATCCCATGGGCGATCTGGTCGATACGCTGACCGAGCGCTTTTCAGCGGCGGGGCTGGGTTTGCGCGGTGACCGCAAGAAATCGCTGTTCCGCATCAACCGCGACGTGCGCTTCGCCAAGGACAAGCGTCCGTACAACCGGCATCTGTCGGCGATCCTGTCGCCTGATGGCAGCAAGGCGGTGCACGGCGTGTTCTACGTCCATATCGGGTTGGAGGGTTGCTTTGCCGGCGTCGCCTGGTGGCAGCCGGAGCCGGCGCTGCTGCTGGCGATACGGCGCTCCATCGCGGCGCAGCCTGACAGGTTTCGTACCATGGTGGCGGCGCTGAAGAAAAAAGGCCTCGAACTCGACACCGAAGGTTGCATGAAACGCACGCCGCGCGGCTTCGAACATGTCGAGGATGCCGACCTCGTGGCGGCGATCCGCAACCGCCATTTCGTCGTCCGCCACGTGATAGATCCGGTGGGAATCCACGGTCCGGAACTGGTTGACGAACTCGTTGATTTCACCTTGCGCGCCAAGCCGCTGCTCGACTGGGGCAGGGCGATCGAGGCAGAACATGCCTGA
- a CDS encoding AzlC family ABC transporter permease: MATDVISERGGKSDFWQGVRLSMPVVVASAPFAVLFGALAVDNGFSVLEAFLMSALVYGGASQMVGIQLFGQHVAPWLIVLSIFAVNFRHVLYSAGIGRRIAHWPVISQALGYFILTDPQFAVAEARAVSGKTVGFAWYLGLGLPVYVCWVVESALGAVFGKLIPDTHALGIDFLLPIYFLGLVLGFRKRPLWLPVVIASAAASIIAYKTVGSPWHVSIGAIAGVLLAVILPPHHSGVEAKR; this comes from the coding sequence ATGGCGACGGACGTAATCTCAGAGCGCGGTGGTAAAAGCGACTTCTGGCAAGGCGTGCGGCTCTCGATGCCTGTCGTGGTGGCCTCGGCGCCGTTCGCGGTGCTGTTCGGCGCACTTGCCGTCGACAATGGCTTCTCGGTCCTGGAAGCCTTCCTGATGAGCGCGCTGGTCTATGGCGGCGCCAGCCAGATGGTCGGCATCCAGTTGTTCGGCCAGCATGTCGCGCCGTGGCTGATCGTGTTGTCGATCTTCGCGGTCAATTTCCGCCACGTGCTTTACTCGGCCGGCATCGGCCGGCGCATCGCGCACTGGCCGGTTATCAGCCAAGCGCTCGGCTATTTCATTCTCACCGATCCGCAGTTCGCCGTGGCCGAGGCGAGGGCTGTGTCGGGCAAGACGGTCGGGTTCGCCTGGTATCTGGGGCTCGGCCTGCCAGTCTATGTGTGCTGGGTGGTCGAGAGCGCGCTCGGTGCGGTGTTCGGCAAGCTCATTCCCGACACGCATGCGCTGGGCATCGATTTCCTGCTGCCGATCTATTTCCTCGGCCTGGTGCTGGGCTTCCGCAAGCGGCCGCTGTGGCTGCCGGTGGTCATCGCCAGTGCCGCCGCCTCCATCATCGCCTACAAGACGGTGGGCTCGCCCTGGCATGTCTCGATAGGCGCCATCGCCGG